A stretch of [Clostridium] scindens DNA encodes these proteins:
- a CDS encoding HAMP domain-containing methyl-accepting chemotaxis protein, with protein MKTFSIGRKLLVSYSVILALMCIGFGVGIVNLVNLNSKMKVFYEGPFVVNESANIINSNFERMQKATYRTIVNTDEDIIKEAKANALDSAATIQDELPVVKKHFLGDQQIIENLEDCLTRLTPMREHVLSLASENKNEEAADYMEHNNILVIKEAQKNLDKLIESGNSKGLQLMEELKSQQANAITMLVALGIASLIISIGFCMSISRGISKGIKELEQAALGIASGQFSTTEVTYESGDEMGHLANDMRSMITILSTVIRDETYLLNEMANGNFGISSQAKDSYVGELDSVLSSLNMIIGNLRAALLQISQSAQQVAAGSEQVASGAQIQAQGATEQAASIEALSTAINDISEQVANNVKNAKAVNEQSKAVRADAEGSRRQMQDMLSAMAEIRSSSNLIGQIINTINDIAFQTNILALNAGVEAARAGEHGKGFSVVANEIRQLATKSSEASKSTADLIKKSLDKVTQGDKIADLTANSLLRVANEVESISESIHYITDASVKQELSVRQIMQEINQISDIVQSSSATAEEIAATSEELSYQAQLLSRLASSFKLGKKEK; from the coding sequence ATGAAAACGTTCAGTATAGGCAGAAAATTATTGGTTTCATATTCCGTAATTCTGGCGTTGATGTGTATTGGTTTTGGCGTAGGTATCGTAAATCTAGTGAATCTGAATTCTAAGATGAAGGTTTTTTATGAAGGACCATTCGTCGTCAATGAGAGTGCCAACATCATTAATTCAAATTTTGAAAGAATGCAGAAAGCCACCTACCGTACCATTGTAAATACAGATGAGGATATTATTAAGGAGGCAAAAGCCAATGCGCTGGATTCTGCTGCAACAATTCAGGATGAACTTCCTGTCGTCAAGAAACACTTTCTGGGCGATCAGCAAATTATAGAGAATCTCGAAGATTGCCTGACCCGGCTCACCCCTATGCGGGAACACGTCCTTTCTCTGGCGAGCGAGAATAAAAATGAAGAAGCTGCAGATTATATGGAACACAATAACATATTAGTAATAAAAGAGGCCCAGAAAAACCTGGACAAACTGATTGAAAGCGGGAACAGCAAAGGGCTGCAGCTGATGGAGGAACTAAAAAGCCAGCAGGCGAATGCCATTACGATGCTGGTAGCCTTAGGCATTGCCAGCCTGATTATTAGCATTGGCTTCTGCATGTCTATCTCCAGGGGGATTTCCAAGGGAATCAAGGAACTTGAGCAGGCCGCGCTCGGCATCGCCAGCGGTCAGTTTTCAACTACAGAGGTTACCTATGAGTCCGGAGACGAGATGGGGCATCTTGCCAATGATATGAGGAGCATGATCACCATACTTTCAACGGTCATCAGGGACGAGACATACCTGCTGAATGAGATGGCCAATGGCAACTTTGGCATAAGCAGCCAGGCAAAGGACAGTTACGTCGGGGAATTGGACAGCGTACTCTCCTCCTTGAATATGATTATCGGTAATCTGAGAGCCGCCTTGCTGCAGATCAGCCAATCTGCGCAGCAAGTGGCCGCCGGATCAGAGCAGGTAGCTTCAGGCGCTCAGATCCAGGCCCAGGGAGCTACGGAACAGGCTGCCTCCATAGAAGCGCTGTCGACTGCCATCAATGACATCTCGGAACAGGTTGCAAATAACGTAAAGAATGCCAAGGCAGTAAATGAGCAGTCCAAGGCAGTGCGGGCGGATGCGGAAGGCAGCCGCAGGCAGATGCAGGACATGCTGTCAGCCATGGCAGAAATCCGTAGCAGTTCAAATTTAATCGGACAAATCATCAACACCATTAATGATATCGCTTTCCAAACCAATATCCTCGCTTTGAATGCGGGCGTCGAGGCGGCACGGGCAGGGGAACACGGAAAAGGATTTTCCGTTGTGGCCAATGAGATCCGGCAGCTGGCGACCAAATCATCAGAAGCATCAAAGAGTACGGCAGACTTGATAAAAAAATCGCTTGATAAAGTCACTCAGGGAGACAAAATTGCAGACCTCACTGCCAATTCGCTATTAAGAGTGGCAAATGAAGTGGAAAGCATAAGCGAATCCATTCATTACATAACCGATGCTTCGGTGAAGCAGGAATTATCTGTCCGCCAGATCATGCAGGAAATCAATCAAATTTCCGATATTGTACAGTCTAGTTCTGCTACGGCAGAAGAAATCGCTGCCACTAGTGAAGAGCTATCCTATCAGGCGCAGTTATTAAGCAGGCTGGCCAGCAGTTTTAAACTGGGAAAGAAGGAGAAGTAA
- a CDS encoding GntR family transcriptional regulator, with amino-acid sequence MESNNQLYQIVYDYYATRILFGYYKLGESLPTISKISESFQLSVPTVRTALALLEKDRYIITKAPKAAKVIYKVSQDDYFQYASEYLMARKDGLADIGRVNLWLFGPLLDAGIRQWNENDWNMCWQEIKNYDSDEMSLAMRIYMTALSSLKNDLILNFFWEVNRYTRFPYLCSEREILKEIGRDDVMDKLIEKIDTLSKTQIAEYLTHELGLVYKNENDYLLEKIQTIKPDASLERVMQIPFEWKFYHKRSQIRYSIGAQIILEILNGRYPVGSYLPSLPKMAKLYQVSVITIRRTLIFLADFGVVRSYQGKGTQVCLGQGEVDLSHDNVHIALKYFLESLQFLALTIRSVCRFTFGEISDEAFRELMQTLNRIHEQEMDYKILDIFLTFIIEHCPSAIISHCYHKLAKCLTVGYPFYLQQWKAEDYKQMFIDMILRVTKSLECRDIEGLIEQWGTFLEEQVQYSRTFVEQTKG; translated from the coding sequence ATGGAATCGAATAATCAATTATATCAGATTGTTTACGATTATTATGCTACCAGAATTCTTTTTGGATACTATAAATTGGGGGAGTCCCTTCCGACAATATCAAAGATCAGCGAATCTTTCCAGCTGTCCGTGCCAACCGTCAGGACGGCGCTGGCGCTTCTGGAAAAGGACAGATATATCATAACTAAGGCTCCAAAGGCAGCCAAGGTAATCTATAAAGTCTCTCAGGATGATTATTTTCAGTATGCTTCTGAGTACCTGATGGCGCGTAAAGATGGACTTGCAGATATTGGACGCGTGAATCTGTGGCTGTTTGGCCCTTTATTAGACGCCGGTATCAGACAATGGAATGAGAATGATTGGAACATGTGCTGGCAGGAGATCAAAAACTATGATTCTGATGAGATGTCTCTTGCCATGCGCATATATATGACAGCTCTGTCTTCTCTGAAAAATGATTTGATTCTCAATTTTTTCTGGGAAGTAAACCGTTATACGCGTTTCCCCTATCTATGCAGCGAGCGTGAGATTCTGAAGGAAATAGGCAGAGATGACGTGATGGATAAGCTGATTGAAAAAATAGATACGCTTTCCAAAACTCAAATCGCGGAATACCTCACCCATGAATTGGGCCTGGTGTATAAAAATGAGAATGATTATCTGCTTGAGAAAATTCAGACAATAAAACCAGATGCTTCTTTGGAGAGGGTGATGCAGATTCCGTTTGAGTGGAAGTTCTATCATAAGCGTTCTCAGATTCGTTATTCCATCGGGGCACAGATCATATTAGAGATTCTAAATGGGCGCTATCCTGTGGGAAGCTATCTTCCATCCCTGCCTAAGATGGCAAAACTTTACCAGGTATCTGTAATTACCATACGCCGTACCCTAATCTTTTTGGCTGATTTTGGCGTGGTGCGGTCTTATCAGGGAAAGGGTACGCAGGTCTGTCTGGGGCAGGGAGAGGTGGATCTGTCTCATGATAACGTACATATTGCCCTGAAATACTTTTTAGAGAGCCTTCAATTTCTTGCCCTTACAATCCGGTCCGTCTGCCGATTCACTTTTGGAGAGATCTCTGATGAGGCATTTCGTGAATTGATGCAGACGCTGAACCGGATTCATGAACAGGAGATGGATTATAAGATTCTTGATATTTTTCTGACTTTTATTATAGAACATTGCCCATCGGCTATAATTAGCCATTGCTACCATAAACTGGCGAAATGCCTGACGGTAGGATATCCATTTTATCTTCAGCAATGGAAGGCAGAAGATTACAAGCAGATGTTTATCGATATGATTCTGCGAGTGACTAAGAGTTTAGAATGCAGGGACATAGAGGGCTTGATTGAGCAATGGGGAACGTTTTTGGAAGAGCAGGTGCAGTATAGCCGGACATTTGTTGAACAGACAAAAGGCTAG
- a CDS encoding MATE family efflux transporter: MFGDYIFVFIFDMGILGAGLATAIGSVISCIVMLSHFFSSKNSLAFVKPARIFYKLKEILVTGFSTFFIDIAMGILTILFNRQIMKYFGTSALSIYGIIVNISTFVQCCAYSVGQASQPIISVNYGAGSGQRIKQTLKYALYTVAFFSLLWTSLSWFVPNVFVRIFMTPTREILTMAPAIINCYGLSFLLLPFNIFSTYYFQALLKPKASFIVSVARGLVVSGILIFILPLVKDSCLWLTMPITESIVALFATVSMIRYTKELPL; the protein is encoded by the coding sequence GTGTTTGGCGATTATATCTTCGTCTTTATTTTTGATATGGGAATTTTGGGGGCGGGATTAGCGACGGCTATCGGTTCGGTCATCTCTTGCATCGTAATGCTGTCCCACTTCTTTTCCTCTAAAAATTCACTGGCTTTTGTAAAACCGGCCAGGATATTTTATAAATTGAAAGAAATACTGGTAACAGGATTTTCAACCTTTTTTATTGATATCGCGATGGGAATTTTAACGATTTTATTCAATCGTCAGATTATGAAATATTTCGGCACAAGCGCCCTTTCTATCTACGGGATTATCGTGAATATCAGCACATTCGTCCAATGCTGCGCCTACAGCGTCGGGCAGGCCTCGCAGCCGATTATCTCCGTCAACTATGGCGCAGGGTCAGGCCAGAGAATAAAGCAGACATTAAAATATGCTCTATATACGGTAGCGTTCTTCAGCCTCTTATGGACCTCGTTATCATGGTTCGTACCAAATGTGTTTGTGAGGATCTTTATGACGCCGACCAGAGAAATATTGACAATGGCTCCGGCCATCATCAACTGCTATGGACTCTCTTTTTTGCTCCTGCCGTTTAATATTTTCTCTACATATTATTTTCAGGCGCTGCTAAAGCCTAAGGCCTCATTCATTGTTTCTGTAGCAAGAGGGCTTGTAGTAAGCGGTATTTTAATATTTATTCTCCCGTTGGTAAAGGACAGCTGCCTTTGGCTTACCATGCCAATAACAGAGTCGATTGTCGCGCTGTTTGCCACGGTTTCTATGATTCGGTACACGAAAGAACTGCCGTTATAA
- a CDS encoding flavodoxin family protein, whose protein sequence is MKVLMINGSPHSNGNTFTALQEMEKIFKEEGIATEIIHAGNQDIRGCIACYSCKDKGRCIFDDIVNEVAPKFEACDGLVVASPVYYASANATLIALLDRLFYSTRFDKTMKVGASVVAARRGGLSATFDELNKYFTIAGMPVASSQYWNSIHGSAPAEARQDKEGLQIMRTLARNMAFLIKSIQLGKETYGLPEKEPATPMNFIR, encoded by the coding sequence ATGAAAGTATTGATGATTAACGGAAGTCCTCACAGCAATGGAAATACATTTACAGCCTTGCAGGAGATGGAAAAGATATTTAAGGAAGAGGGAATCGCAACCGAAATAATTCATGCGGGCAATCAGGATATAAGAGGCTGCATTGCCTGCTATTCCTGTAAGGATAAGGGGCGGTGCATATTTGATGATATCGTAAATGAAGTGGCGCCGAAGTTTGAAGCGTGTGATGGACTGGTCGTGGCAAGCCCGGTCTATTATGCATCCGCCAATGCCACGCTGATCGCTCTTCTTGACCGCCTGTTTTACAGTACCCGTTTTGACAAGACGATGAAGGTCGGGGCCAGCGTCGTAGCAGCGAGAAGAGGAGGGCTGTCAGCCACGTTTGACGAACTGAATAAATATTTTACCATTGCGGGAATGCCGGTTGCATCCAGCCAGTACTGGAACAGCATCCACGGGAGCGCGCCCGCAGAAGCAAGGCAGGATAAGGAAGGGCTTCAAATCATGCGTACGCTGGCAAGAAACATGGCATTTCTCATAAAAAGCATTCAATTAGGAAAAGAGACTTACGGGCTGCCGGAAAAAGAGCCGGCCACGCCTATGAATTTTATAAGATAA
- a CDS encoding MFS transporter has product MDETGKSFHKFLLLWAGNFVSSVGNGLTSFGLGVYIFKQTGRASLMALVTLLAFLPSLLLSVPAGVLADRYDRRILMVLGDSLSALGLLYILLCLMQGEAQIWQICVGVTVSSVFASLLEPAYKSTITDLLTAEQFSKASGLVQLAGSAKYLLSPVLAGFLLGIADIRLLLIIDICTFFVTVSTTLVVRKGLTGRSVPVSSSMASELREGFRGLTEKKGVFLLAAMGSAITFCLGVVQTLASPMVLSFSNSTVLGTMMTVVALGMLVSSFILGSITIKKGYSRLLASSLFGAGVFMALFGLREDIIFISVSGFLFFAMLPFANTSIDYLIRTNVDNQIQGRVWGIIGLISQLGYVAAYAVSGILADYVFTPLLLPEGVLAGSVGKILGTGDGRGIGFLIVLAGLLLCATAVMLSGMKSIRGLEKRGVYEP; this is encoded by the coding sequence ATGGATGAGACGGGAAAGTCTTTTCATAAATTTTTACTTCTTTGGGCCGGAAATTTTGTTTCCTCTGTGGGAAACGGACTGACTTCCTTCGGGCTGGGCGTGTATATCTTTAAGCAGACCGGAAGGGCGTCCCTGATGGCGCTGGTGACCCTGCTTGCTTTCTTGCCTTCCTTACTGTTGAGCGTACCCGCCGGGGTACTGGCAGACCGCTATGACCGCAGAATCCTGATGGTTCTGGGAGACAGCCTGTCTGCCTTGGGATTGTTGTATATCCTGCTATGCTTAATGCAGGGAGAGGCACAAATCTGGCAGATCTGCGTAGGAGTTACAGTAAGTTCTGTATTTGCGTCGCTTCTGGAGCCAGCATACAAATCTACGATTACGGATCTCCTGACGGCGGAACAGTTCAGCAAGGCAAGCGGGCTGGTGCAATTGGCCGGCTCCGCAAAGTATCTGCTATCCCCTGTTCTGGCAGGATTCCTTCTGGGGATTGCAGACATACGCCTTTTGCTTATCATTGATATCTGTACATTTTTCGTGACCGTCTCTACCACCCTTGTTGTTCGAAAAGGGCTGACAGGCAGAAGCGTTCCTGTTTCTAGTTCTATGGCTAGCGAATTACGGGAAGGATTTAGAGGTCTTACGGAGAAGAAAGGCGTTTTTTTATTGGCGGCGATGGGGTCGGCGATTACATTCTGCCTGGGAGTAGTCCAGACCCTGGCTTCTCCTATGGTGCTTAGTTTTTCCAATAGTACCGTACTAGGAACGATGATGACGGTGGTAGCGTTAGGGATGCTGGTATCCAGTTTCATTTTGGGAAGCATTACCATAAAAAAGGGATATTCAAGACTCCTTGCCTCTTCCCTTTTTGGCGCCGGAGTCTTCATGGCACTATTCGGGCTTCGGGAAGATATTATTTTTATCAGTGTATCTGGATTCCTCTTTTTTGCCATGCTGCCGTTTGCCAATACCAGTATAGACTATCTGATTCGTACCAATGTAGACAACCAGATTCAGGGACGTGTCTGGGGAATCATCGGACTGATTTCCCAGCTTGGGTATGTGGCAGCCTATGCGGTCTCCGGAATATTGGCCGACTATGTGTTTACCCCTTTGCTGCTCCCGGAAGGAGTCCTCGCGGGCAGCGTAGGGAAAATCCTGGGTACAGGTGATGGAAGGGGGATTGGCTTTCTCATCGTCCTTGCGGGGCTGCTGCTCTGCGCAACCGCTGTTATGCTCTCGGGTATGAAATCTATCCGCGGGCTGGAAAAAAGAGGTGTCTATGAACCGTAA
- a CDS encoding TetR/AcrR family transcriptional regulator: MRIVKEANERKNEILDAAAALFAQKGFDHTSTSEIMEAVGIAKGTLYHHFKSKEAIMDAIIERQSERMLAAARKTAEDRSIPVPERMLRVVMALKLEGAQGEGGRDMIEHLHKPQNALMHQKSKQIIMKEVPPILAIVLQDGIEQGLFDSPYPLECMEMSVAYLNTLLDDGIIELTEEERRGRIQAFIFHLERLLGVEQGQFDFIEKMFEGGE; this comes from the coding sequence ATGAGAATCGTAAAAGAAGCAAACGAAAGAAAAAATGAAATATTAGATGCCGCGGCAGCATTGTTCGCGCAAAAAGGATTCGATCATACCAGTACCAGTGAAATTATGGAGGCAGTTGGGATTGCAAAAGGCACGCTTTATCATCATTTTAAGTCGAAAGAGGCTATCATGGATGCGATTATCGAGAGACAGAGCGAGCGTATGCTTGCTGCGGCCAGGAAGACGGCCGAAGATCGCAGCATCCCTGTGCCGGAACGCATGCTCCGCGTAGTGATGGCGCTGAAGCTGGAAGGCGCGCAAGGGGAAGGAGGCAGGGATATGATTGAGCATCTGCATAAGCCCCAGAATGCGCTGATGCATCAGAAATCGAAACAGATTATTATGAAGGAGGTTCCGCCAATTTTGGCGATCGTCCTGCAAGATGGCATAGAACAAGGGCTTTTTGATTCGCCCTATCCTCTGGAATGCATGGAGATGTCCGTAGCCTATCTGAATACGCTGCTGGATGACGGAATCATAGAACTTACGGAAGAAGAGCGCCGTGGACGGATCCAGGCCTTCATCTTCCATTTGGAACGGCTTTTGGGAGTGGAGCAAGGTCAGTTTGACTTTATCGAAAAGATGTTTGAAGGTGGTGAATAG
- a CDS encoding MATE family efflux transporter: MDFLNGKVRPIYLKYFSAAFGSALITSIYSIVDMAVVGQYQGPDGTAALAVVAPIWNIIYSLGLLMGIGGSVIYSILKGRTDRLSKKRKRVFHRGSNWLSLFIYHCMDRHTIF; this comes from the coding sequence ATGGATTTCTTAAACGGAAAAGTAAGGCCTATTTACCTTAAATACTTCTCTGCCGCTTTTGGAAGCGCCCTGATCACTTCCATCTACTCTATCGTAGATATGGCTGTCGTAGGACAATATCAAGGCCCTGACGGCACTGCCGCGCTGGCAGTTGTTGCCCCTATCTGGAATATTATATACAGTCTTGGATTGCTTATGGGAATCGGCGGCTCCGTCATCTACAGTATCTTAAAAGGAAGAACTGACAGGCTTTCCAAAAAACGAAAACGAGTATTTCACCGCGGCAGTAATTGGCTCAGTCTTTTTATCTATCATTGCATGGATCGCCATACTATTTTTTGA
- a CDS encoding response regulator has protein sequence MKTEKKRFGIPGKGLIAVCILAIIVSASSIITTYRMQKMASIIYEHPYTVSNESRATRSRLLDMRFFIMSMFTRPDWSEQDLQQLLNERYEMQYHSIGIISRQYLGPKEDADRLQKAMEALEKTQNEALPIVVNLDEQETIKYVEANLYPKYDAVNDALETIIDYADKKVQNLEKDSRGMATKATAASVLLTLFLPSYFLLAFWREQKNIQEVRYREQLFDNLSTSVDMVFLILNQEHDSLEYVSSNCERVLEIKETEFTKDLTALRDRIAGEDQKAFDEFLQQRGLDGDKSIDLHMRVSSGEIRWIRLQMFPYIVHGKIVRCILSVSDQSEDMRIKQTLEDALINAQNANSAKQNFLSKMSHEIRTPMNAIIGMTTIAAAFIEDRARVESCLEKIGYSSKHLMTLINDVLDMSKIDEGKMTVSKETFNLEHVAEYITSIIYQQAADKNIDFSMPLVDITDTDLLGDSLRLNQILINLLSNALKFTPEGGKVVLEIRQLQRKKNRVRLRFTVKDTGIGMTPEFMERLFQPFEQENRCNNQESKGTGLGMSITKNLITLMGGTIAVESEPNQGSTFTVELDFDTPVNEKQIHHRPQDLDALNVLIADDDRDSCLHTSLTLENLGISSSWVLSGTECVEKVISAHKIGEDYDVCFIDWKMPDMNGIEVTRKVREFVGPDTTIIIITAYDWSSIEKSAREAGANAFLSKPIFSSTLYNTLLSVTGTEKRVYSQGQEYENMQMADCRVLLVEDNELNREIAMEMLKMMNIDVTCACNGQEAVDIFMSDADELDLILMDVQMPVMNGYQSTESIRRSGHARAKTIPIIAMTANAFHEDVVKAYESGMNGHLAKPVDYQQLFQTIKSFLEEV, from the coding sequence ATGAAAACAGAGAAGAAGCGATTTGGCATTCCTGGCAAAGGGCTGATCGCGGTATGCATACTGGCCATTATTGTGTCTGCTTCAAGTATTATTACTACCTACCGGATGCAGAAAATGGCATCCATCATCTATGAACATCCATATACTGTCTCAAATGAATCAAGGGCTACCCGCTCCCGTCTTTTGGATATGCGCTTCTTCATTATGAGTATGTTTACCCGGCCGGACTGGAGCGAACAGGATTTACAGCAATTATTGAATGAAAGATATGAGATGCAGTATCATTCAATCGGCATAATTAGCCGCCAGTACCTGGGGCCAAAAGAGGATGCCGACCGGCTTCAGAAGGCAATGGAGGCGTTGGAGAAAACGCAGAATGAGGCGCTGCCCATTGTGGTAAATCTAGATGAACAGGAGACAATCAAATATGTTGAAGCAAACTTGTATCCTAAATACGATGCGGTAAACGACGCGCTGGAGACAATCATCGATTATGCTGATAAGAAAGTACAGAATCTGGAAAAAGATTCAAGAGGCATGGCTACAAAGGCTACCGCAGCCTCCGTGCTGCTTACACTCTTCCTTCCCTCCTATTTCCTGCTGGCCTTCTGGAGAGAACAGAAGAACATCCAGGAAGTCCGATACCGGGAGCAGCTGTTTGACAACCTTTCCACAAGCGTAGATATGGTATTTCTGATTCTTAATCAAGAACATGATTCCCTGGAATATGTGAGTTCAAACTGCGAGCGGGTACTGGAAATAAAAGAAACTGAATTTACCAAGGACTTGACGGCTCTTCGCGATCGGATTGCCGGAGAAGATCAGAAGGCATTTGATGAATTTCTACAGCAAAGAGGACTTGACGGCGACAAAAGCATTGATCTGCATATGCGCGTTTCTTCCGGAGAGATCCGTTGGATACGCCTCCAGATGTTTCCATATATCGTCCATGGCAAGATTGTCCGCTGCATACTGTCTGTGTCTGACCAGTCAGAAGATATGCGTATCAAGCAGACTTTGGAGGATGCGCTTATCAATGCGCAAAACGCAAATTCTGCCAAGCAGAATTTCCTTTCCAAAATGAGTCATGAAATCCGTACTCCTATGAATGCAATCATTGGCATGACGACGATTGCCGCCGCTTTCATAGAAGATCGGGCGCGCGTAGAAAGTTGTCTGGAAAAAATCGGCTATTCATCCAAGCACCTTATGACCTTGATCAATGATGTTCTTGACATGTCAAAGATTGATGAAGGCAAGATGACTGTTTCCAAGGAGACCTTTAATCTGGAACATGTTGCGGAGTATATTACGTCCATCATATATCAGCAGGCTGCGGACAAGAATATAGATTTCAGTATGCCTTTGGTAGATATTACTGATACAGATCTGTTAGGGGATTCCCTCCGTCTCAACCAGATCTTGATCAATCTTCTGTCCAACGCGCTGAAATTCACGCCGGAAGGCGGCAAAGTGGTCTTGGAGATTCGTCAGCTTCAGAGAAAGAAAAACCGGGTGCGCCTACGTTTTACAGTTAAGGATACAGGCATCGGCATGACTCCGGAATTTATGGAGCGGCTGTTCCAGCCTTTTGAGCAGGAAAACCGATGTAACAATCAGGAAAGTAAAGGTACCGGATTGGGAATGTCTATTACCAAGAATCTGATTACTTTGATGGGCGGCACGATCGCGGTTGAGAGCGAGCCAAATCAAGGAAGTACCTTTACCGTTGAATTAGATTTTGATACGCCGGTGAATGAAAAGCAAATCCATCATCGTCCCCAGGATCTTGATGCCTTGAATGTCCTTATTGCAGACGACGACCGTGACAGCTGTCTGCATACATCTCTGACATTGGAGAATCTGGGCATCTCATCCAGCTGGGTTCTAAGTGGTACGGAATGTGTAGAAAAGGTCATCTCTGCACATAAAATCGGGGAAGACTATGACGTATGCTTTATTGACTGGAAGATGCCTGATATGAACGGCATAGAGGTGACACGGAAGGTAAGAGAGTTTGTAGGGCCTGATACCACGATCATCATCATTACGGCTTATGACTGGAGTTCCATTGAAAAGAGCGCGCGCGAGGCAGGAGCCAATGCATTCCTGTCAAAGCCTATCTTCTCTTCCACTCTCTATAATACGCTGCTTTCCGTTACCGGTACAGAAAAAAGAGTATATTCCCAGGGACAAGAGTATGAGAATATGCAGATGGCGGACTGCCGCGTGCTGCTGGTTGAGGATAATGAACTAAACCGCGAGATCGCCATGGAGATGTTGAAAATGATGAATATCGACGTTACCTGCGCTTGCAACGGGCAGGAGGCTGTAGACATATTTATGTCTGATGCCGACGAACTAGATCTAATCCTTATGGATGTGCAGATGCCAGTTATGAACGGCTACCAGTCCACCGAGTCCATCCGCAGGTCAGGGCATGCCAGGGCAAAGACCATTCCTATTATTGCCATGACAGCCAATGCGTTCCATGAAGATGTTGTGAAGGCCTATGAATCTGGAATGAACGGCCATTTGGCCAAGCCGGTAGACTATCAGCAGTTATTTCAGACAATCAAAAGTTTCCTTGAAGAAGTCTAG